The genome window CTGCCGCTCGAACTCGCGGGGGTGTCGAAGGCGGAGATCGCCGCCCGGGTGCAGCCGATGCTCGAACTCGTCGGCCTCGACGACAAGCGCGACCGCTATCCCTCCGAGCTTTCGGGCGGGCAGAAGCAGCGCGTCGGCATCGCCCGCGCGCTGGTGGCCGAGCCCAAGGTGCTGCTGTGCGACGAGGTGACCTCGGCGCTCGACCCCGAAACCACGCAGCAGATCCTCGACCTGCTGCGCGACCTGAGCCGCCGCCTCGGCCTGACGATGGTGGTGATCACCCACGAGATGAGCGTGGTGCGCGACCTCTGCGACCGCGTCGCGGTGATCGACGACGGCCTGATCGTCGAACAGGGCAACGTCTTCGACGTGTTCGTCTCGCCCCGCCACGAAACCACCCAGGCGCTGATCGCCGGCGAAATCGAGGCGTCGCTGCCGAAGTCGCTCAAGCGCATCATCAACAACGGCCCGCCGCGGGACGGCGAGAACCCGGTGGTGAAGATCGTCTTCACCGGGCCGAACGCCTACGATCCGATCATCAGCCAGCTCTCGCGGGTCTCGGGGATCGACTTCAACATCCTCGCCGGGCAGGTGGACTACATCCAGAACCGGCCGTTCGGCATCCTGTTCGTCGAGGCCAAGGGCGGCCTCGCCGAGGCGGAGAAGGCGATCGCCTTCGTCCAGTCGCGCAACCTCAAGGCGGAGATCATCGGCCATGTCGACCCAGATGCTGTTCCTCTTGGCTGATGCGGCGGTCGAGACCGGCTACATGGTGCTGGTCGCGCTGTCCCTCGGCACCCTGTTCGGCGCGCCGATCGGCGTTCTGCTCGCCACCTCCGGGCGCGGCGAACTGTTCGCGATGCCGGTGTTCAACCGCGTCGTCGGCGCGGTGGTGAACGCCACCCGCTCGATTCCCTTCATCATCCTCGCGGTCGCGATCATTCCGTTCACCCGCGTCGTCGCGGGCACCTCGATCGGCACCTCGGCGGCGATCGTGCCGCTGACGGTGGCGGCGACGCCGTTCATCGCCCGCATCATCGAGGGCGCGATCCGCGGCGTCGACGCGGGCCTGATCGAGGCGGCGCAGGCGATGGGGGCGAAGCCGCTGCAGATCGTCTTCAAGGTGCTGCTGCCCGAGGCGCTGCCCGCGATCGTGCTCGGCCTCACCCTCACCACCGTGCTGCTGATCGGCTATTCGGCGATGGTCGGCGCGGTCGGCGGCGGCGGCCTCGGCGACCTCGGCATCCGTTACGGCTACCAGCGCTTCCGCCCCGACGTGATGCTGGCGGTGGTGGTGATCCTGATCGTCGTCGTGCAGATGATCCAGAGCCTCGGCGACCGCCTCGCGCGCAAGCTCAACAAGCGCGTGCGCTGAACCCCGACCCCGTTTCCCAACCCGCAAGGAGTTCCCCGTATGGCGTTTCCGCGTCCGTTCCAGTCGGTTGCCGCCGCCGTTCTCGGCGTCGTTCTCGCCGCGTCCGCCGCCGAGGCCAAGGTCTACAAGGTCGGCGTGACCCAGGGTCCGCACGAACAGGTGGTCGAGTTCGTGAAGACCGAACTCGCCAGACAGGGCGTCGAGATCGAGGTGATCGGCTTCTCCGACTACGTGCTGCCGAACCAGGCGCTCAACGACGGCGATCTCGACATCAATTCGTTCCAGCACCAGCCCTATCTCGACAACCAGGTCAAGGACCGCGGCTACGGCCTCGTCTCGGTGGGCAAGAGCATCGTCCTGCCGATGGGCATCTATTCCCGCAAGATCAAGTCGTTCGCCGATTTCAAGGCGGGCGACACGATCGGACTGCCGAACGACCCGACCAACGGCGGCCGCGCGCTTCTGCTGATGCAGTCCGCCGGGCTGATCAAGGTCGATCCCAAGGCGGGCCTGCGCGCCGGTCCGGCCGACGTCGTCGACAATCCCAAGGGCCTGAAGTTCGTCGAACTCGACGCCGCGCAACTGCCGCGCGCGATC of uncultured Alphaproteobacteria bacterium contains these proteins:
- the metI gene encoding DL-methionine transporter subunit; membrane component protein of ABC superfamily (Evidence 2a : Function of homologous gene experimentally demonstrated in an other organism; PubMedId : 12169620, 12218041, 12819857; Product type t : transporter), whose amino-acid sequence is MSTQMLFLLADAAVETGYMVLVALSLGTLFGAPIGVLLATSGRGELFAMPVFNRVVGAVVNATRSIPFIILAVAIIPFTRVVAGTSIGTSAAIVPLTVAATPFIARIIEGAIRGVDAGLIEAAQAMGAKPLQIVFKVLLPEALPAIVLGLTLTTVLLIGYSAMVGAVGGGGLGDLGIRYGYQRFRPDVMLAVVVILIVVVQMIQSLGDRLARKLNKRVR
- the metQ gene encoding DL-methionine transporter subunit; periplasmic-binding component of ABC superfamily (Evidence 2a : Function of homologous gene experimentally demonstrated in an other organism; PubMedId : 12169620, 12218041, 12819857, 1459951; Product type t : transporter), coding for MAFPRPFQSVAAAVLGVVLAASAAEAKVYKVGVTQGPHEQVVEFVKTELARQGVEIEVIGFSDYVLPNQALNDGDLDINSFQHQPYLDNQVKDRGYGLVSVGKSIVLPMGIYSRKIKSFADFKAGDTIGLPNDPTNGGRALLLMQSAGLIKVDPKAGLRAGPADVVDNPKGLKFVELDAAQLPRAIPDLVAAAVNTNYAIQAGLVPTRDALVVEDADSPYANVIAVKAANRDAAWVKAFVAAYHSEATRKFIVDTFKGSIVPAF
- the metN gene encoding DL-methionine transporter subunit; ATP-binding component of ABC superfamily (Evidence 2a : Function of homologous gene experimentally demonstrated in an other organism; PubMedId : 12169620, 12218041; Product type t : transporter) produces the protein MIRLEGLEKVYGGKGGASHHALKGIDLSIGKGEIFGIIGRSGAGKSTLIRTINRLEEVTRGRVVVDGVDIGTLTVAELTAFRRQVGMVFQHFNLLSSRTVFGNVALPLELAGVSKAEIAARVQPMLELVGLDDKRDRYPSELSGGQKQRVGIARALVAEPKVLLCDEVTSALDPETTQQILDLLRDLSRRLGLTMVVITHEMSVVRDLCDRVAVIDDGLIVEQGNVFDVFVSPRHETTQALIAGEIEASLPKSLKRIINNGPPRDGENPVVKIVFTGPNAYDPIISQLSRVSGIDFNILAGQVDYIQNRPFGILFVEAKGGLAEAEKAIAFVQSRNLKAEIIGHVDPDAVPLG